In Salinibaculum sp. SYNS191, the genomic window AGTCGAAGAGGACGGTGATGACGCCCATCAGTTCGCGGTCCTCCAGTTGCTTGTCCTCGAACTCGCCCAGCAGGTTCCGGGCAGCCTCGCGGACGACCTCGCTTCGACCGGTGTACCCGTGCTCGTCGGCGAACGCGTCGATGCGCTCCAGCAACTCGTCCGGCATCGAGACGCTGACGACTGTCATGTATTAATTCACGCGCCGGATTCTACTAGAATCTTATTATCGTCCCGCGCCGCGGGCGTCGCGCCCCCGGTCGCGTGTCAATATGTACCACTACCGTTAGAGCTATATGCTGGTGTGGTATACCATAGCACGTATGGCGTCCGCACCGAGCAGCGACGACATGTTCGACGAGTTCCTGACCCAGCGCGGTCACGAGACCGAAAGCGTCGGCTGGGAACAGAACTATAACAAGAAGCAGTGCCCCGACTGTGGCGGCCTCCACGCGGAGGGCGCCACAGAGTGCTCGGTCTGCGGCTGGACACCGGTATAGCGCCGTCACCGTCCCTGCGATTTTTTGAGTCACAGTCCACAGCGGCCGCTCGGGCGGTCGAAGCGTGAGAGAGGTGTAGCCGACCACCGCGCCGCGTGGATAGCGGCGCGACGGGCGGCCTCGGCGTGAGCCGTCCGACGTCGCCCGGCCGCGACGCCCGACGACCGTCACCGAGCGAGGCCCTCGTGCGGGCGTGACCGCGGCGCAGTGGGTGCCATCCGGGAGGACCCGTTCCACGTCCTCCGTGCGGTGCCACAGCCACGTCCCGGCGGGGGCCGACAGCGTCTCGTGGACCGCGTCCGGGCGCCGCGTGACGACCGCTCCGGGACGTCAAGGTCGTCTGCGAGCCGACAAGCGTCCGGGGGTGTTCTGTCACCCTGTCGCCACTCACACACCCGACCGGGCTGGAGACAGCGCGTTGGCCGTCACGAGGGGGATTAGCCGGCCCGGTTGGCGGTGATACGGCGGTCGTCAGTGCCGGACGCGGTCCGCATCGGACCTACAGCCCGGTCCGTCATAACTCCCGGCGAGTAGTTTCTGAGTCTGAAA contains:
- a CDS encoding HVO_0416 family zinc finger protein encodes the protein MASAPSSDDMFDEFLTQRGHETESVGWEQNYNKKQCPDCGGLHAEGATECSVCGWTPV